Sequence from the Notamacropus eugenii isolate mMacEug1 chromosome 6, mMacEug1.pri_v2, whole genome shotgun sequence genome:
AGTGATGATGAGAGGgtgaagatgtgtgtgtgtgtgtgtgtgtgtgtgtgtgtgtgtgtgtgtgaaataagtAGCTGCAGGTACactaagaaaatagagaaagtgaataaaataagatagtattttgatatatttgtaaaataaagtcaTCCTCTTCAGCTGTGAACTGTGAAATAACTGAGGAATGTCAGGTGGTTAGTCTAAAAGTCAAAGGTCATCTGTCTTGGTTCACATGTGGCCAAGGTGCCATTAGAGAGAATTCTATGGAGTCATCCTGGGGCCTTTCTATTTCCCCAGGAGCATATGCACCAGCACCAGAGCCCACCCCCCACCCACCGCTGCTATGAATATCCCAGGAACATCTGACAATTTTTTGATGGGTTTCATAAGGCAAATTGGAAGAAACCAATAGCTGAAGAAAAGCAGCCTGATAAACAATAGGTTATGGAATATTTCAAGAACATGGAGAGAATCAGCATGGAGGGATCTGGGGCCAGGAGGAGAGGGGAAACTGGGGGGAAATGACCAGAAAAATAAgcttttcttcccccctcctcacattcacagcagcagcagaTTTCAATGTAACATAATTACTTTAATGATGCATATCTTTAGGTTCTGAATTActcttttgattttaaaaagcttGGTCAGCCAAGTATTTGGCAGTCTTTTCATCCCCAATTTGAATCATTGCTTATTTATCTATCAACTCCTATTCCCTAGGCCATGGCTGCCTTTGCTGAACCACTGACCAGTGCCCTCAGCCATCATCAGACTCCAATTCCTGAGAGACTTCTTCAGATGAGCTGTTACGATGGATCCGGCCATCGCTCTTCATGCTGTGGAATGTCTTCTTGAAGGCCTCCATCATGGCATGAGCTAGCTTCTTGGCTTCTAGCTTGCTTTCACACTCTACAGCATGGCAGTCCATCTGGTAGGACAGGTCATCATTGATCTCCCTGTAGACCCAGGCAAAGATGTTTGGGCTTACATTATGGTCAGCAGTACAGTAGGCAATGCGAGCCACCTGAAAGGTATCCATATGGACGGTAGCCTCTCCTTTCAGGTCAAGGTGATGGAGCCAGACTTGGAAGGGCCGGATTTCCAAGAGAGCATTAGCTGGGAAGACATCTTCTCTGGCCAGCGTATGCTTCTTCCAGAGCTCAATGACTGGCTTTTCTGTGCAGCCAGATAAAAATTGCATCCCTGTCGTGGAGACTTTGCCCAGATATGTTACCTGGAAAGACAGGAAtggcaagagaaagagaaaagaatgggtaaaaatattattttattaaaattaagcaCTTTCCTAAAACAAGCATACATTGATTGGGTCAGGCTCAGACCAGGGAGGTTGAATCCCAGAGTCCCAGAAAGGGCCTCTGATTCAATTTGATCTCTGCATATACAGAATCTACTGAGTAAGTACTGTTGCATTCCTCTTGAAAGCAAATTGAaagtaatctctctctctttgtcaaatagaaagaaatcttattactgaattttatttattttctttgatttttctttaaattcagcatagaaatcaatttaattttctgTGAAACACACAGAAATCAATACTTACAAGAAGTCTGATGAGTAgagtaccagaaaaaaaatctctattaaAGTTATTTCCTAGACTGATCTCATTTCCGTATCATCCAAGTGTCTGGTTTTGCATAAGGATGAGTGTATGTTAAATGTATCTAGCAACTGCCCAAGCCTGGGGGATGGCTCTCATTACATTATGCCCTAAATGACTATGGTCTTAATTcttaaaaacaacagaaaactCTGCAATGTTCCACTGCTTCTCAGTCACAGAGAGATCTCTTGCCTGAATGGGGCATGCAGTTAGGGTGATTGATTACCAAGGACAAAACTCTAAACATCAGTGTTCTTCAACATGCTATTCTTTCTGATGAAGACATTCTTAAAAATGTCAAGTGCATCACGCAACATCAAGTCACAAAAGTCTTGTATTAAAAAAATAGCAGAGAGACAGAGCTAGATTTGCCCTTGGTAGAAGGaattacagaatctcaaagtAAAATGGGACCACAGGGACCACTGAGCCTAATTTCATACCTCAATAAGAATCTCACTTCAACTCTTCAGATAGGTAGTCATccaatctttgcttgaagaccaccATTGGGAGGGGGAACCTATTGTCTCCCAAGGTAGCTATTCCACTCTTGGATGGCTCAGGTCATTACCTTTTTCCCCACTTTGTATCAAGTTTATATGTATTTCTTTGAAATGCCACATCATTGTTCCTACCTCCACCTTCTAGGTTTAAGTAGAGTGAGTCTACTCCTTCCTGATGACAGACTTTCTAATATGTTCATAGCCATTATCATGCCTTCCAAGTCAATTCTTCTCAAATAAACATCCCTACTTTTCCCCAGCTGATCCTCAAATAGAATGAACTAAAGACCTTTTACCATTGTGTTTGTACTTCTTGAGATATTTGCCAGCTTATCAGCaaatatccttcttaaaatgtgctGCCCagaaaatttcaagaaaatataataaattttgctccattttgtatgttttgtttttaaattacataGGGGTTTTTGGAGGACAGAAATGCATATTTTTTATTATGCTCAATAAGAAATTTCTCATCTATTCAATACATATTTACCATATATCAATTATGTGCCCAAAACTGTGCACATTGGGGACATAAAGAAATATAATAAGTgacccctgctctcaagaactTTACAATCTAGGTGTGGAGGCAAAATATACTGCACATTCCTTGGATCCTGCATGCAACTTAATTCAGAGCAAGCTGAATGGTTTCTGGGGGAATGATCAACATGAGTGTTCACCAAGGGTCATCAGGAAAAGGATTCATTCCAAGATGCCACATGGTACCCTTATTCGCACAAAgagtcagaggttaagtaatttcctATTACTATGTCTTAACATCTGACTATCAGGTTGAAGTTATGAGAATACAAATGACATGGTAATTTATGGATAATTATTTTGGGGGGAATTGGGATTTCACTGATAGAGGGAGGTTCCAGTTAGAAAATTCCCTCTCCCACTGTAAATGAGAACTTTCTCTAAACAATCTTAGAGAACTGCCCAGTGTActtggaggttaagtgacctgaccaaggtcacacagccagggtcACAAATTCAAGTTTTCCTTGCCTCAGAAGTTACCTCCCTTTTTACTTTACCATATGACTTGTTATGAATAATCATGCAGACTGAACATTTGTTCTTTGTTATgacacttttaaatttcattcaaCCCTGAAGG
This genomic interval carries:
- the PID1 gene encoding PTB-containing, cubilin and LRP1-interacting protein isoform X2, which codes for MWQPATERLQHFQTMLKTKLNVLTLRKEPLPTVIFHEPEAIELCTTTPLMKTRTHSGCKVTYLGKVSTTGMQFLSGCTEKPVIELWKKHTLAREDVFPANALLEIRPFQVWLHHLDLKGEATVHMDTFQVARIAYCTADHNVSPNIFAWVYREINDDLSYQMDCHAVECESKLEAKKLAHAMMEAFKKTFHSMKSDGRIHRNSSSEEVSQELESDDG
- the PID1 gene encoding PTB-containing, cubilin and LRP1-interacting protein isoform X1; amino-acid sequence: MLKTKLNVLTLRKEPLPTVIFHEPEAIELCTTTPLMKTRTHSGCKVTYLGKVSTTGMQFLSGCTEKPVIELWKKHTLAREDVFPANALLEIRPFQVWLHHLDLKGEATVHMDTFQVARIAYCTADHNVSPNIFAWVYREINDDLSYQMDCHAVECESKLEAKKLAHAMMEAFKKTFHSMKSDGRIHRNSSSEEVSQELESDDG